A single Drosophila miranda strain MSH22 chromosome XR, D.miranda_PacBio2.1, whole genome shotgun sequence DNA region contains:
- the LOC117186086 gene encoding non-structural maintenance of chromosomes element 1 homolog gives MVLVKRAFLRACKNHSTLSYGLIDQILSPLCELHKVDKPANKEALKAFVVEIDGYIRVFDQTLVFIKHTLEDEEYLVYAKTEATPDTIANTGLVTEECQYFKKLLDKIADEGNCCIAWNQTYSDLGIEKPPKKLRMQELLKMWCQMGYFLEAEDNIYLGPRTLVELSFYLRSNHAENIESCKLCSNLVLWDIRCDSCHIQYHRDCIRKFLQKRSDCPSCNELWKTPLRASTDGRRSVTPQP, from the coding sequence aTGGTATTGGTAAAGCGCGCATTTCTACGTGCCTGCAAGAACCACAGCACCCTCAGCTATGGGTTGATTGATCAGATATTATCACCGCTGTGCGAGCTCCATAAAGTTGACAAACCGGCAAACAAGGAGGCACTGAAAGCTTTTGTCGTCGAAATTGATGGCTACATTCGTGTTTTTGATCAGACGCTGGTTTTCATAAAACATACATTGGAGGACGAGGAGTACTTGGTGTACGCTAAGACAGAAGCCACGCCGGACACCATAGCAAACACTGGTCTCGTTACAGAGGAATGCCAATACTTTAAAAAGCTGTTGGATAAAATAGCTGACGAAGGAAACTGCTGCATAGCCTGGAATCAGACGTACAGTGATCTGGGCATTGAAAAGCCGCCCAAGAAGCTCCGGATGCAGGAGCTGCTCAAGATGTGGTGCCAAATGGGATACTTCCTGGAGGCTGAAGACAACATCTACCTGGGACCCCGAACACTTGTGGAGCTTAGTTTCTATTTGCGCTCCAATCACGCGGAAAACATAGAGAGTTGTAAGCTGTGCTCTAACCTGGTGCTATGGGATATTCGCTGTGATTCCTGCCACATCCAGTATCATCGTGACTGCATACGCAAATTTTTGCAGAAGCGGTCGGATTGTCCGTCCTGCAACGAACTGTGGAAAACTCCATTGCGTGCGTCCACAGATGGGCGGCGCTCGGTAACACCCCAGCCATAA
- the LOC117186574 gene encoding uncharacterized protein LOC117186574: protein MTERQEEASLMENTTLGNIILDEFTWDFMAAIFDGELYSIIVEIVAQTLLIAIGVAIATKCLVRGLIRTAEHAFYCVLGLFLAVGEALLIRHSWWLVRMIGMPSLELMHSTLGLLGFWSGCIGVLPKLRQWSEQKRRHGHTSCISIKHCLTKHGLCGLMGLLLTLGCLFSGLAMLGIRNVSLHWSHRILGLWGFFCSICSQWFAFNSGFARREWREHQIKLFKLGSLATIITVAHFELWSLARDIVYLMPKATLAPIGVKEEESS from the coding sequence ATGACCGAGAGACAGGAAGAGGCCTCCCTCATGGAAAATACAACCCTAGGCAACATCATTCTCGATGAGTTTACCTGGGACTTTATGGCCGCCATATTCGACGGGGAGTTATATAGCATTATTGTAGAGATTGTGGCTCAAACTCTCCTTATTGCTATTGGTGTAGCCATAGCCACGAAATGCCTCGTACGGGGTCTTATCCGAACAGCGGAGCACGCATTTTACTGCGTCCTCGGATTATTTCTAGCCGTTGGCGAGGCGCTGCTGATCAGACACAGCTGGTGGCTGGTTCGGATGATCGGGATGCCCAGTCTGGAATTGATGCACAGCACTTTGGGCCTGCTGGGGTTCTGGAGCGGATGCATTGGGGTGCTACCCAAGTTGCGGCAATGGTCCGAGCAGAAGCGACGGCATGGACACACGTCGTGCATCAGTATTAAACACTGTCTGACCAAGCATGGACTCTGCGGCCTGATGGGTCTGCTCCTAACTTTAGGCTGTCTCTTTTCGGGCCTGGCCATGCTCGGGATCAGAAATGTTTCTCTGCACTGGTCGCACCGTATTTTAGGGCTTTGGGGTTTCTTTTGTTCGATCTGCAGTCAATGGTTTGCCTTCAACTCAGGGTTCGCTCGACGAGAGTGGCGCGAACATCAGATCAAACTATTTAAGCTGGGATCTCTGGCCACCATTATCACGGTGGCCCACTTTGAGCTCTGGAGTCTTGCGAGGGACATTGTTTATCTTATGCCCAAGGCTACACTCGCGCCGATTGGCGTTAAGGAAGAAGAATCATCATGA